The following are encoded in a window of Fluviibacter phosphoraccumulans genomic DNA:
- a CDS encoding GNAT family N-acetyltransferase, with protein MTDKKQHTAQALNEHPHSELQSASVHAHTHSLNISWARHQDEVEEAQRLRYKVFAEEMGASLPKAKAGLDQDLFDAWCDHLIVRDEETLRVVGTYRVLTPHQALKLGSLYSESEFDLTRLAHLRPKMIELGRSCVHQDYRTGSVIMALWSGLGRYMVQGGYESMLGCASVSMADGGHFAASLHHQFSQKHLAPIEYRAFPRLALPVENLNQSLAVEPPPLVKGYLRLGAKICGAPAWDPDFNTADFLTLLRLSDMHPRYARHFLGEHAG; from the coding sequence ATGACTGATAAAAAACAACACACGGCCCAAGCACTCAACGAGCACCCACACTCAGAACTGCAAAGTGCTTCGGTTCATGCTCACACACACTCGTTAAACATTTCGTGGGCACGCCATCAGGATGAAGTAGAAGAAGCCCAGCGCCTACGCTACAAAGTCTTTGCAGAAGAGATGGGTGCATCGCTGCCTAAAGCAAAAGCAGGTCTGGACCAGGATCTCTTTGATGCCTGGTGCGACCATCTGATTGTGCGTGATGAAGAAACCTTGCGTGTGGTTGGCACTTACCGTGTCCTCACGCCGCACCAGGCGCTGAAACTCGGCAGCCTTTATTCTGAATCTGAATTTGATCTGACACGGCTGGCGCACCTACGCCCCAAAATGATCGAGCTCGGCCGTTCTTGCGTACACCAAGACTATCGTACGGGCAGTGTCATTATGGCGTTATGGAGCGGCTTAGGGCGTTACATGGTACAAGGCGGCTATGAATCTATGCTGGGCTGCGCCAGTGTTTCCATGGCGGATGGCGGACACTTTGCGGCAAGCCTGCACCACCAATTTAGCCAGAAGCACCTAGCGCCGATTGAATACCGTGCGTTTCCTCGATTGGCATTGCCCGTAGAGAATCTGAACCAATCTTTGGCCGTAGAACCACCGCCCCTGGTCAAAGGCTATCTACGATTAGGCGCAAAAATTTGTGGCGCCCCTGCCTGGGATCCGGACTTCAACACCGCCGACTTTCTGACACTGCTGCGCTTATCTGACATGCATCCCCGCTATGCGCGCCACTTTCTGGGCGAGCACGCGGGGTAA
- a CDS encoding pilin — protein sequence MRKSMQAGFTLIELMVVIAIVGILAAVALPAYQNYTVRAKVSEGLLAASACKISVTEAVQSGATAIPNNLCSGSTQYVESVTSGGDASNATVTVALKGIDKNVDGKSIVYTGAIANATITGWTCTTALDQKYVPSGCTGK from the coding sequence ATGCGTAAGTCGATGCAAGCAGGCTTTACCCTGATCGAACTGATGGTGGTGATTGCCATCGTGGGCATTCTGGCAGCGGTTGCGTTGCCGGCTTATCAGAACTACACCGTCCGCGCTAAGGTGTCGGAAGGTCTGCTTGCAGCATCTGCCTGTAAGATTTCAGTGACTGAAGCCGTGCAGAGCGGTGCTACGGCCATCCCCAACAATCTGTGTTCGGGTAGCACTCAGTACGTCGAAAGCGTTACCTCAGGGGGCGATGCCAGCAACGCTACGGTAACCGTTGCCTTGAAGGGTATTGATAAGAATGTCGATGGTAAATCGATCGTTTATACCGGTGCCATCGCCAACGCCACTATTACTGGCTGGACTTGTACCACCGCACTGGACCAGAAGTACGTCCCCTCCGGTTGTACGGGTAAGTAA
- a CDS encoding ornithine cyclodeaminase family protein, which translates to MALYLTEDDVRQVLDMPLAIAAVEDAHRALSEGRAQDLPRQRTRTPKLALHLLQASYTDQAGASVTGFKAYTSSRSGNRFLVHLYDGVTGALLAMITADRLGMMRTGAASGVASRWLANPHAHELALFGTGWQAEGHLAAQLTVLPIAKVSVIGRNAEKRDAFVKRMRQRFPDRLFVSVAPEEAASAVATANVVGTITTSSSPVLETAWVSPGTHINAAGSNALIRRELPEDLIRKASPVVVDTVETALAEAGDLLPLLEKGRLLPRQLIELGDVITRRVPVTFNPDGMSVFESQGLGVQDLAVALNVLARAREQGLGTELPIAFAADAAMR; encoded by the coding sequence ATGGCGCTGTATTTGACTGAAGACGATGTCCGGCAAGTGTTGGATATGCCGTTAGCAATTGCGGCAGTGGAAGATGCCCATCGGGCTTTGAGCGAAGGGCGGGCACAGGATCTGCCGCGTCAGCGTACCCGCACACCAAAATTGGCGCTGCACCTGCTGCAAGCCAGTTATACGGATCAGGCGGGTGCTTCGGTCACTGGGTTCAAGGCCTATACCAGTAGCCGATCTGGTAACCGTTTTCTGGTTCATCTCTACGATGGCGTTACGGGTGCTTTGCTGGCCATGATAACGGCAGATCGCTTGGGGATGATGCGGACCGGGGCAGCCTCAGGGGTTGCTTCTCGCTGGTTAGCGAATCCGCATGCCCATGAACTGGCCTTGTTCGGCACTGGCTGGCAAGCGGAAGGGCACCTGGCCGCTCAGTTGACCGTACTACCGATTGCGAAGGTTTCGGTGATTGGCCGTAACGCAGAGAAGCGCGATGCGTTTGTAAAACGAATGCGGCAGCGCTTTCCCGACCGTCTATTTGTCTCTGTTGCGCCGGAAGAGGCAGCGAGTGCGGTGGCGACTGCGAATGTGGTCGGCACCATTACGACCAGCAGTTCGCCTGTGCTAGAAACCGCGTGGGTGAGCCCCGGTACGCATATCAATGCCGCAGGAAGTAATGCGCTGATTCGCCGCGAGTTGCCCGAAGATCTGATACGCAAGGCAAGCCCGGTGGTTGTGGATACCGTTGAAACGGCGTTGGCTGAAGCGGGTGACTTGTTGCCGCTGCTTGAAAAGGGACGTTTGCTGCCGCGTCAGCTGATCGAACTGGGTGACGTGATTACCCGACGCGTGCCTGTGACGTTTAATCCAGATGGGATGAGTGTGTTTGAATCCCAAGGCCTGGGCGTGCAGGATTTAGCCGTTGCTCTTAACGTGCTGGCCCGTGCCAGAGAGCAGGGCTTAGGGACAGAGCTGCCCATTGCTTTTGCTGCTGATGCCGCGATGCGTTAA